One window of Sulfurospirillum sp. 1612 genomic DNA carries:
- a CDS encoding tetratricopeptide repeat protein, with protein sequence MKVLLLLLISSIQIFALNIFLNSAKEKQSSYAVLHIIDHEPIDCKTVPLPLDKKEYLCEFNKTIDSPIESKKLKLVDIDFLNKNDRFFLKIIPKVASRISVIKAPLYSMKNVHQAQNHKGAKHWVIVLYNKPPFGQKDHAEGINFPITYEQYQMPYIGPVDLNGAPISYAAGDDINAYLTIQKEYENKDYISTIRDVESALKKYPSTIFKSDLWRYKLNALDHILENESDERSNHYSDADLAKEAKAWIREFSSSENIPEVLYLLVKDYLRIGSGADVEYFLDILMNEHPENPYTKKAILAFADSLYQKGKKEKAIQLYKDVLYSTKDLDIASEAAIHLTNSNIDMGNLQEAKDYLAKVLDANKNYLLQDTLVTQKLAEKLAANRLAGMAAKLSDMLLENLGKDPNAQRELLLKESGDWHAKHGDIKEAYARYEAYKKRYPYGDYIDHVNRALDELFFETDENNETKLLNYYNVLIGKYNNFIKDKAIIEKAKLLIKNGQYAEVLKMKDLLMSIKNEDKNSSKALLYQAGYALVDQDLKNHACERAILVLETHKLELHHIQDKAKLFTCLMRTSRYQKANQLAQSMATAGDLNHKFGWLERLINVKAKLLAYQGIPSLEKDLMALSKILKKSPSETTYRSLFRTYYSLKQYNKALNILDSITKKWPNNIKNTELYYQMALYASRKQDDLLLIKYARDIMALQDKYQILLHSPNIEFLLIDALKRIGKPKEALAVAERLKTQKLDDNDKARSLYELGELSVKLKDDSGAKSYFETCSKIKGASAWKSLCIENMSLL encoded by the coding sequence ATGAAAGTTTTACTGCTATTGCTCATTTCGAGTATTCAAATTTTTGCTTTAAATATTTTTTTAAATAGTGCTAAAGAGAAGCAATCCTCTTATGCTGTGCTGCATATTATAGATCACGAACCCATAGATTGCAAAACAGTACCTTTGCCGCTGGATAAAAAAGAGTATTTATGTGAATTTAATAAGACGATTGATAGCCCGATAGAAAGTAAAAAATTAAAGCTGGTTGATATCGATTTTCTCAATAAAAATGATAGATTTTTTCTCAAAATAATTCCCAAAGTTGCATCACGTATTAGTGTCATCAAAGCACCACTTTATAGTATGAAAAACGTGCATCAAGCACAAAATCATAAAGGCGCAAAACACTGGGTGATTGTCCTTTATAACAAGCCACCATTTGGTCAAAAAGACCATGCTGAAGGCATTAATTTTCCGATTACTTACGAACAATACCAAATGCCTTATATCGGGCCAGTTGATTTAAATGGAGCACCGATTTCGTACGCAGCAGGAGATGATATCAATGCGTATTTGACAATACAAAAAGAGTATGAAAACAAGGATTATATCAGTACGATTCGTGATGTGGAGAGTGCCTTAAAAAAATACCCAAGTACGATTTTTAAAAGCGACTTATGGCGCTACAAACTCAATGCATTAGATCATATACTAGAAAATGAATCCGATGAGCGGAGCAATCATTACAGTGATGCGGATTTAGCAAAAGAGGCAAAAGCTTGGATTCGAGAATTTTCTTCGAGTGAAAATATCCCTGAAGTGCTGTATCTTTTGGTGAAAGATTATCTAAGAATTGGCTCTGGTGCAGATGTTGAATATTTTCTAGATATCCTCATGAATGAACATCCAGAAAATCCCTATACCAAGAAAGCCATCTTAGCGTTTGCTGATTCCCTATACCAAAAAGGGAAAAAAGAAAAAGCCATCCAACTCTATAAAGACGTCCTTTACAGTACGAAAGATTTAGATATTGCATCTGAAGCGGCCATCCATTTGACCAATAGTAATATTGACATGGGCAACCTCCAAGAAGCTAAAGATTATCTTGCTAAAGTATTGGATGCTAATAAAAACTATCTACTTCAAGATACCCTCGTAACCCAAAAATTAGCAGAAAAACTAGCCGCAAATCGATTAGCGGGAATGGCCGCAAAATTGAGCGATATGTTACTGGAGAATTTAGGAAAAGACCCAAATGCCCAACGTGAGTTATTGCTAAAAGAGAGCGGAGATTGGCATGCAAAACATGGGGATATCAAAGAGGCATATGCCCGCTATGAAGCGTATAAAAAACGTTATCCTTATGGAGATTATATCGATCATGTCAATCGCGCGCTTGATGAACTCTTCTTTGAGACCGATGAAAACAATGAGACAAAACTTTTAAATTATTATAATGTTTTAATTGGAAAATATAATAATTTTATCAAAGATAAAGCCATCATTGAAAAAGCAAAATTACTCATAAAAAATGGGCAATATGCTGAGGTGTTAAAGATGAAAGACCTCCTGATGAGCATAAAAAATGAAGATAAAAATAGCTCCAAAGCATTGTTATATCAAGCAGGATATGCTCTTGTGGATCAAGATCTCAAGAATCACGCATGTGAGCGTGCTATCTTGGTGCTTGAAACACACAAATTAGAGTTACATCATATTCAAGATAAAGCCAAACTGTTCACCTGTCTGATGCGTACATCAAGGTATCAAAAGGCGAATCAACTCGCACAATCAATGGCCACAGCTGGTGATTTGAATCACAAATTTGGGTGGTTAGAGCGTTTGATTAATGTCAAAGCCAAGTTGTTAGCCTACCAAGGGATTCCTTCATTGGAAAAAGATTTGATGGCCCTGTCAAAAATCTTGAAAAAGAGTCCATCAGAGACAACGTATCGAAGCCTTTTTAGAACCTATTACAGTCTAAAGCAATACAATAAGGCGCTCAATATTTTAGATAGCATAACAAAAAAATGGCCCAATAATATTAAAAATACCGAGTTGTACTATCAAATGGCACTTTATGCTAGTCGTAAACAAGATGATTTGTTATTGATTAAATATGCACGCGATATTATGGCCTTGCAAGATAAATATCAGATTTTACTACACAGCCCTAATATTGAATTCTTATTGATTGATGCGCTAAAACGCATCGGAAAACCAAAAGAAGCCCTAGCGGTGGCCGAACGTCTAAAAACGCAAAAATTAGATGATAATGACAAGGCACGAAGTCTCTATGAGTTGGGTGAATTAAGTGTCAAACTCAAAGATGATTCTGGTGCAAAATCATATTTTGAGACTTGTTCTAAAATCAAGGGCGCTAGTGCTTGGAAATCTCTTTGTATTGAAAACATGAGTCTACTTTAG
- the miaA gene encoding tRNA (adenosine(37)-N6)-dimethylallyltransferase MiaA, whose product MKILAILGPTASGKTALSLDLARKFNANILSLDSLSIYKEIDIASAKPTLEERGDIKHFGIDEIYPHENFNVSLYFDIYKKAQACSIKEHKDLIIVGGTGFYLKSLLCGLSEKPKLSPQNRAKVTQIMQNLSHAYDIMVQNDPKYAQKISPNDSYRIEKWLEIFIQSGLDASTYFSTHQQKPLINDTLPLFNIDVPRDYLATRVSKRTHEMVKQGLIDEVAYLEKRYTRAPNALKSIGIKETLAYLDGLYTKEELEEHITMNTLKLAKRQRTFNQTQFQNITKGSLEEIASKVAKEFLK is encoded by the coding sequence ATGAAAATCTTAGCAATATTAGGTCCAACAGCCTCAGGGAAGACGGCATTATCACTCGATTTGGCCCGTAAATTCAACGCCAATATTCTCTCTTTAGACTCTTTAAGTATTTATAAAGAAATAGATATAGCCTCTGCAAAACCGACACTTGAAGAGCGTGGGGACATTAAACATTTTGGAATTGATGAGATTTATCCTCATGAAAATTTTAATGTTTCTTTATATTTTGATATCTACAAAAAAGCACAAGCATGCTCTATCAAGGAACACAAAGACCTCATCATCGTAGGCGGTACCGGTTTTTACTTAAAATCATTGCTTTGCGGATTGAGTGAAAAACCTAAACTCTCCCCACAAAATCGTGCTAAAGTCACACAAATCATGCAAAATTTAAGTCACGCTTACGACATCATGGTTCAAAATGACCCAAAATATGCACAAAAAATCTCTCCCAATGATTCCTATCGTATCGAAAAATGGTTGGAGATATTTATACAAAGTGGACTCGATGCCAGCACCTACTTTAGCACTCATCAACAAAAACCACTCATCAATGACACCCTCCCTTTGTTTAATATAGACGTACCAAGGGATTATCTTGCCACGCGTGTTTCCAAAAGAACGCATGAGATGGTCAAGCAAGGATTAATCGATGAAGTTGCCTATCTTGAAAAGCGATATACAAGAGCGCCCAATGCACTCAAATCCATCGGAATCAAAGAGACTTTAGCGTACCTAGATGGACTCTACACCAAAGAGGAACTCGAAGAGCATATTACGATGAATACGCTAAAACTCGCCAAGAGACAGCGGACTTTTAATCAGACACAATTTCAAAATATTACCAAAGGCTCACTTGAAGAGATTGCAAGCAAAGTAGCTAAAGAGTTTCTAAAGTAG
- a CDS encoding NAD(P)/FAD-dependent oxidoreductase: MRDVIIVGGGVAGLMCAYALHKKGRKVTIIDKGNITDATSFGNAGILSPFDENPLSRPGILRDTLALMLKGQSPLKIYPTMDIMIHRWLLKFLMNATQQRVKKTHALFERYGHLTLSLYQQMLKESGMDFDFHQNGLMMLYTQEASFEKQIKQAKNRSTCEILDKSETQKLVPFANNDIQGSVLLKRNAHLDPGLMMRTLHHYLEDSGVEFILEEEVIDFKLRFDAVEKIMTTKNSYQADTIIFATGAHTAIARKTGTELMLTPAKGYSITFEMDAALKPKVPIIFADQFIGCAPRREDMRITGKLEIANKNRFVEREKIDTIIKNFKKYSIDFEMKNQKHWAGFRPLTPNDMPLIGRDETYKNLIYATGLGWLGVTFGPAIGEIISEMVVRNQTNQENTDILLFSGFYQGS, encoded by the coding sequence ATGAGAGATGTCATCATTGTCGGAGGCGGTGTTGCGGGATTGATGTGTGCTTATGCTTTACATAAAAAAGGCAGAAAGGTCACCATCATAGACAAAGGCAATATCACCGATGCAACCTCTTTTGGAAATGCTGGAATTCTCTCTCCTTTTGATGAAAATCCACTCTCAAGACCGGGCATTTTACGCGATACCTTAGCCCTCATGCTCAAAGGTCAAAGTCCACTCAAAATCTATCCTACGATGGATATCATGATACATCGTTGGCTTTTGAAATTTTTGATGAATGCAACCCAACAGCGCGTGAAAAAGACTCATGCTCTATTTGAGCGCTATGGTCATCTTACCCTCTCATTGTATCAACAAATGCTAAAAGAGAGTGGTATGGATTTTGATTTTCATCAAAATGGTCTCATGATGCTCTATACGCAAGAGGCATCTTTTGAAAAACAGATTAAACAAGCCAAAAATCGCTCCACGTGTGAAATCTTGGATAAATCTGAAACTCAGAAATTGGTTCCCTTTGCGAATAATGATATTCAAGGCTCCGTTCTTTTAAAGCGTAATGCCCACTTAGACCCAGGCTTGATGATGCGCACCCTTCATCACTACCTTGAGGACTCTGGTGTGGAGTTTATATTAGAAGAAGAAGTGATTGATTTTAAGTTGCGCTTTGACGCAGTCGAGAAGATCATGACCACCAAAAACAGCTACCAAGCCGATACGATTATCTTTGCGACTGGAGCACACACAGCAATTGCTCGCAAAACGGGTACGGAGTTGATGCTCACCCCTGCCAAAGGCTATAGCATCACATTTGAAATGGATGCTGCACTCAAGCCTAAGGTGCCTATTATTTTTGCCGATCAATTTATCGGCTGTGCCCCTAGAAGAGAGGATATGAGAATTACTGGTAAACTTGAAATCGCCAACAAAAATCGCTTTGTTGAGCGCGAAAAGATTGATACCATTATTAAGAATTTCAAAAAATATAGCATCGACTTTGAGATGAAAAATCAAAAACATTGGGCGGGATTTCGTCCTTTGACCCCTAATGACATGCCGCTCATCGGCCGCGATGAAACGTACAAAAATCTCATCTATGCCACCGGACTTGGCTGGCTTGGTGTGACTTTTGGACCAGCAATCGGTGAGATTATCAGTGAGATGGTAGTCCGCAATCAAACAAACCAGGAAAATACCGATATCTTACTCTTTTCAGGATTTTATCAAGGATCATGA
- the mqnP gene encoding menaquinone biosynthesis prenyltransferase MqnP, whose amino-acid sequence MKKYLDILKSINELIVFKHSIFALPFIFIAMIVSSSLLHHTMWFGWKLLILGLLAAVSARSFAMAFNRWADKDIDKFNPRTKERPSVDGRVGEANMLGFIAINALIFIVVAYFINTLAFYLSIPILIVLGGYSVFKRFSETAHLVLGLSLGLAPIAGAVAVSESIPIWAVMLCIGVMYWVAGFDLLYSLQDMEYDRAHNLFSIPSKYGKEATFFISKLFHAQTILFWILFAYLANLGIFAYLGIIISAIILYKEHRIVAKDFSKIDKAFFTLNGYLGIIFFIFIWMDRFFMNGV is encoded by the coding sequence TTGAAGAAGTATCTAGATATTTTAAAAAGCATCAATGAACTGATTGTCTTTAAACACTCCATTTTTGCGCTACCGTTTATATTTATTGCGATGATAGTCTCATCATCGTTGTTGCATCATACCATGTGGTTTGGCTGGAAATTGTTGATTTTAGGACTTTTGGCTGCGGTGAGTGCCCGAAGTTTTGCGATGGCATTTAATCGATGGGCGGATAAAGATATTGATAAATTTAACCCCCGAACCAAAGAGAGACCCAGTGTTGATGGTCGCGTAGGTGAGGCCAATATGCTAGGGTTTATTGCTATTAATGCTTTGATTTTTATTGTCGTGGCATATTTTATCAATACGTTGGCGTTTTATCTCTCTATTCCAATTTTAATAGTGCTTGGAGGGTATTCGGTCTTTAAGCGCTTCTCTGAAACGGCCCATCTGGTTTTGGGACTCTCTTTGGGATTGGCACCGATTGCAGGCGCTGTGGCTGTGAGCGAATCCATCCCGATATGGGCGGTGATGCTCTGTATCGGTGTGATGTACTGGGTAGCAGGATTTGATTTGTTGTACTCATTACAAGATATGGAGTATGATAGAGCTCATAATCTTTTTTCGATTCCATCAAAATATGGCAAAGAGGCGACCTTTTTTATATCAAAACTCTTTCATGCACAAACTATTTTATTTTGGATTTTGTTTGCGTATCTAGCCAATTTGGGTATATTTGCTTACCTTGGGATTATAATATCTGCTATAATACTTTATAAAGAGCATCGCATTGTTGCAAAAGATTTCTCCAAGATTGATAAAGCATTTTTTACGCTCAATGGCTATCTTGGAATCATCTTTTTTATTTTTATATGGATGGATAGATTTTTTATGAACGGAGTGTAG
- a CDS encoding DUF6115 domain-containing protein, with protein sequence MNIEFAGLIALGILVAVLFFIMMLRDQEVAKKLSIYEKIIEDLNHEHHQLSKEIQNLSKSNDFDLEAFRTEVAQQVAFEVQNSLTPIIQSIKEIDEIMQTFQDEQTNRIDALEHRTKEKNFSQINNTESNEKTIISQYKSGKSEAMIAKDLRIGIGEVDLILKLANLK encoded by the coding sequence ATGAATATTGAATTTGCAGGATTGATTGCATTAGGGATTTTGGTGGCCGTATTGTTTTTTATTATGATGCTTCGTGACCAAGAAGTCGCCAAAAAATTGAGTATTTATGAAAAAATCATCGAAGATCTCAATCATGAACATCACCAACTCTCCAAAGAGATTCAAAACCTATCCAAGAGCAATGATTTTGATTTGGAGGCTTTTAGAACCGAAGTAGCCCAGCAAGTTGCCTTTGAAGTGCAAAATTCTTTGACCCCAATTATCCAGTCTATCAAAGAAATCGATGAGATTATGCAAACGTTTCAAGATGAACAAACCAATCGTATTGATGCTTTGGAGCATCGTACAAAAGAGAAAAACTTTTCTCAAATCAATAATACCGAATCCAATGAAAAAACGATTATTTCTCAGTACAAATCTGGAAAAAGCGAAGCCATGATAGCCAAAGATTTGCGCATCGGTATTGGAGAAGTTGATTTGATTTTAAAACTAGCGAATTTGAAGTGA
- a CDS encoding uracil-DNA glycosylase, protein MRACYDALDQPYREFLEQDRGYFPHHDTFLNAFKTLRLEDTKYILFGQDPYPRKESAIGYAFIDGLVDEIFTDTGLSKPVNKATSLRNFIKMLCVAQGVLPHDNTSQQAISQLPKEGYIRTIFDLKENFEKNGVLLLNTSLIFTSKKNTMRHARAFLPFMDTLLQTLKDRNIEIILFGNTAKMLEKKLPFLQTYTLHKMPHPYNVSFIKDPTALTLFAPMKLLNLS, encoded by the coding sequence GTGCGGGCATGTTATGATGCTTTGGACCAGCCGTATCGAGAGTTTCTAGAACAAGATCGCGGGTATTTTCCTCATCATGATACCTTTCTCAATGCCTTTAAAACTCTGCGACTTGAAGATACAAAATACATCTTATTTGGGCAAGATCCCTATCCTAGAAAAGAGAGTGCCATAGGCTATGCTTTTATTGATGGATTGGTGGATGAGATCTTCACCGATACGGGCTTATCAAAGCCGGTCAACAAAGCGACAAGTTTGAGAAATTTCATCAAAATGCTGTGTGTGGCACAGGGCGTATTGCCCCATGATAATACATCGCAGCAAGCCATCTCACAACTTCCTAAAGAGGGATATATTAGAACGATTTTTGATTTAAAAGAAAATTTTGAAAAAAACGGTGTTTTATTGCTCAATACTTCTTTGATTTTTACATCTAAAAAAAATACGATGCGACATGCCCGTGCCTTTTTGCCCTTTATGGATACATTGTTGCAAACATTGAAAGATAGAAATATCGAAATTATTCTCTTTGGTAATACGGCCAAAATGCTTGAAAAGAAATTACCATTCCTCCAAACGTATACGCTTCACAAGATGCCACATCCGTATAATGTCAGCTTCATAAAAGACCCCACAGCACTGACTTTATTTGCCCCTATGAAGTTGCTAAATTTGTCATGA